One genomic window of [Clostridium] scindens ATCC 35704 includes the following:
- a CDS encoding ATP-binding protein, with protein MADIEKSIAACCKQLKLSTNFAGQAFEQKGDTPQEYLLNLLTNEIEYRTAKRKSKFLNTAGFPRRYRVEEFRADEIDFPEDVSFQSLLDLEFYHTGKNVIMYGGTGTGKTMLSILIGMSACNQEIPVRFYRTAGLINLFSESQSSGKLTALKKKLNSARILILDEFGYVPYDRTGSQLLFDYLSEIHEQKSVILNTNLEFSQWVNVLYDQRMTTALIGRLTHHVELILFPGINNRLRESSINATLSRISSQEAGNNG; from the coding sequence ATGGCTGATATAGAAAAATCCATTGCAGCATGCTGCAAACAGCTCAAGCTGTCCACGAACTTTGCAGGGCAGGCTTTCGAGCAGAAAGGAGACACACCGCAGGAATACCTTTTAAACCTCCTGACAAACGAAATTGAATACCGTACAGCAAAAAGGAAGAGCAAGTTCCTCAATACCGCCGGCTTCCCACGTAGATACCGCGTGGAGGAATTCAGGGCAGATGAGATAGATTTCCCGGAAGACGTCAGCTTCCAAAGCCTGTTAGACCTGGAGTTTTATCATACAGGAAAAAATGTCATCATGTATGGAGGAACAGGAACCGGTAAAACAATGCTTTCCATTCTGATTGGAATGTCTGCATGTAATCAGGAAATTCCGGTAAGATTCTACCGCACTGCCGGACTTATCAATCTCTTTTCCGAGAGTCAGAGCAGCGGAAAGCTTACTGCACTGAAAAAGAAGCTTAACAGTGCCCGGATACTGATTCTGGATGAATTCGGATATGTTCCGTATGACCGCACCGGTTCACAGCTTCTGTTTGATTATCTTTCTGAGATACACGAGCAGAAATCGGTGATTTTAAACACGAATCTTGAATTCTCACAGTGGGTGAACGTTCTTTATGACCAACGGATGACAACAGCACTGATTGGCAGGCTCACCCACCATGTGGAACTGATTCTGTTCCCGGGGATCAATAATCGGTTACGTGAATCAAGCATCAATGCAACTCTTTCAAGAATCAGCAGTCAGGAGGCAGGTAACAATGGCTAA
- the tnpA gene encoding IS66 family insertion sequence element accessory protein TnpA, giving the protein MDKITHQVRAERWTKILNECMNSGMSKTAWCRANGISEKQFFYWQRILRREAYEASQNPSLPAATETKQLSAVQQSVSFAEIKLPAVSPDASPVFRPDLAIRKGNLVLEISNSASSELFSRVGGILHAE; this is encoded by the coding sequence ATGGATAAAATCACACATCAGGTCCGTGCAGAGCGCTGGACCAAGATCCTGAATGAATGTATGAATAGCGGGATGTCAAAAACCGCCTGGTGTCGGGCAAACGGGATTTCTGAGAAGCAGTTTTTTTACTGGCAGCGCATCCTGCGCCGGGAAGCTTATGAAGCATCTCAGAATCCATCATTGCCTGCAGCTACAGAGACAAAACAATTGTCTGCTGTTCAGCAGTCCGTATCTTTCGCTGAAATCAAACTTCCTGCCGTGTCACCGGACGCATCACCTGTTTTCCGTCCAGATCTGGCGATCCGGAAAGGGAATCTTGTTCTGGAGATTTCCAATTCAGCCTCATCAGAACTGTTCTCCCGGGTAGGAGGAATTCTTCATGCTGAATAA
- a CDS encoding ATP-binding protein, which translates to MKNETTDIYEMLDTLSLPVAAQRFAELSESPEFGSYTALQFLREVLEPQYIETLNKRFETNLRLSSLINKGAVAENLKTGNGRIYNDATVEQVLKFHFAENRQNVGIYGVTGAGKSYFLSACCVEACRRNYRCKFVDYSDLLDELIVLNRQEDLNKYRKRIRYYARIQLLFIDDFAISRYSEEGIKILYHLIKLRDDLGTSTLFTCQYSPDEWGNQLSDEKECYGKLDGIRRRLTTGFTVLIEKA; encoded by the coding sequence ATGAAGAATGAGACTACCGATATTTATGAGATGTTGGACACACTATCCCTGCCGGTAGCCGCCCAGCGTTTCGCAGAACTGTCTGAAAGCCCTGAATTCGGCAGCTATACCGCTTTGCAGTTCCTTCGTGAGGTCTTGGAGCCTCAATACATAGAAACCCTCAATAAGCGGTTTGAAACCAATCTGCGGCTCAGCAGCCTGATCAATAAGGGGGCCGTGGCGGAGAATCTAAAAACCGGTAACGGGCGCATCTATAATGATGCCACTGTTGAACAGGTCCTGAAATTCCACTTCGCTGAGAACCGGCAGAATGTGGGGATCTATGGAGTCACCGGTGCTGGCAAGTCCTATTTCCTGTCTGCCTGTTGTGTGGAAGCATGCAGGCGTAATTACCGCTGTAAGTTTGTAGACTATAGCGATCTGCTGGACGAACTGATTGTTCTCAACCGGCAGGAAGATCTGAACAAGTACCGTAAGAGGATCAGGTACTATGCACGGATTCAGCTGCTGTTCATTGATGACTTCGCTATCAGCCGATATTCCGAGGAAGGGATCAAGATCCTGTACCATCTCATAAAACTTCGGGATGACCTTGGGACCTCCACCCTCTTCACCTGCCAGTATTCTCCAGATGAATGGGGGAACCAGCTGAGTGATGAGAAGGAATGCTACGGCAAGCTTGACGGAATCCGGCGCAGGTTGACTACAGGATTTACCGTACTGATTGAGAAAGCATAG
- a CDS encoding ATP-binding protein, with protein MADIEKSIAACCKQLKLSTNFAGQAFEQKGDTPQEYLLNLLTNEIEYRTAKRKSKFLNTAGFPRRYRVEEFRADEIDFPEDVSFQSLLDLEFYHTGKNVIMYGGTGTGKTMLSILIGMSACNQEIPVRFYRTAGLINLFSESQSSGKLTALKKKLNSARILILDEFGYVPYDRTGSQLLFDYLSEIHEQKSVILNTNLEFSQWVNVLYDQRMTTALIGRLTHHVELILFPGINNRLRESSINATLSRISSQEAGNNG; from the coding sequence ATGGCTGATATAGAAAAATCCATTGCAGCATGCTGCAAACAGCTCAAGCTGTCCACGAACTTTGCAGGACAGGCTTTCGAGCAGAAAGGAGACACACCGCAGGAATACCTTTTAAACCTCCTGACAAACGAAATTGAATACCGTACAGCAAAAAGGAAGAGCAAGTTCCTCAATACCGCCGGCTTCCCACGTAGATACCGCGTGGAGGAATTCAGGGCAGATGAGATAGATTTCCCGGAAGACGTCAGCTTCCAAAGCCTGTTAGACCTGGAGTTTTATCATACAGGAAAAAATGTCATCATGTATGGAGGAACAGGAACCGGTAAAACAATGCTTTCCATTCTGATTGGAATGTCTGCATGTAATCAGGAAATTCCGGTAAGATTCTACCGCACTGCCGGACTTATCAATCTCTTTTCCGAGAGTCAGAGCAGCGGAAAGCTTACTGCACTGAAAAAGAAGCTTAACAGTGCCCGGATACTGATTCTGGATGAATTCGGATATGTTCCGTATGACCGCACCGGTTCACAGCTTCTGTTTGATTATCTTTCTGAGATACACGAGCAGAAATCGGTGATTTTAAACACGAATCTTGAATTCTCACAGTGGGTGAACGTTCTTTATGACCAACGGATGACAACAGCACTGATTGGCAGGCTCACCCACCATGTGGAACTGATTCTGTTCCCGGGGATCAATAATCGGTTACGTGAATCAAGCATCAATGCAACTCTTTCAAGAATCAGCAGTCAGGAGGCAGGTAACAATGGCTAA
- a CDS encoding glycosyltransferase family 4 protein, translated as MEEVKETLIIKTGKIVKTKGLSVEGKKWIFEDNDPQIYIRFDNAVYGIRITGNCYQADFKQSLSTVYYKGLEDCFTETKSCRFLFEPDNQKVREIRFGFPINEIRFDPVEISGVCFVDGIYIEPIPKSYLIEDSLARRIEQERHRDKVIIVTHDLSATGAPILACHIAKKMKQNKVEVVVLAGKLGNGYLEEQYKKWNIPVICLDNTQNEEFEYINIKNNSKKCGLNEREFLENLFRMLRRQGFMTVITNTIVSGHYVELLKDYNFKIISLIHEMRASIELYGFVEPGRKIAENADYIVFPNQYVENDFRKIYPEIKGNTLIKAQGVYLENVEEDANFNLEEYGINLNDLVIMSSGTCELRKGVDLFVNAALIFIDRNREKDVHFIWTGNFNNKELQCWIINQLERSGSQRKIQFIPFIKEAAKYKTLLSRADAFWAMSREDPFPSTVLEAMKNEVPVVGFNGTGGIQVMLSNNRGILIDGFNLEKVVECTEKLVEQNEKNKVLIEEAKKYVDEMEFDSYVKFLRDFLSKPVKINPKLDIYKWSEKTCHYYDRLEETDCTLKRKQIEWDRCKLLFKRKEISKEDMVYLDSAIATSDVEDEIIMDYCTNICEEVFPTVRKKHIPIRVNDEKFEDIEGFLKILCGNNLLSTRLEKSKQWLLPNNIWNYRNTCLLGAGISHFDTETSFSDFTKSFLRFILQSKYYHSVCDEQTKEILHSMGIKNVINTSFPSMWKLTPDFCARIPVNKAENVLTTISGRPENVENDLFMLKILKENYKKVYIWIQKQFDYQYIRREMKLDDYTIIPPSLSELDKILLIKDMDYIGARFHIAVRNLNYGHRSLIIGGDDNAKGIISETNLPVLQEHKIKSDLQDIIYQKWGVNKIVIPLDKIKEWKDQFEL; from the coding sequence ATGGAAGAAGTAAAGGAAACATTAATTATAAAGACAGGGAAGATAGTTAAGACGAAAGGCTTATCGGTTGAGGGTAAAAAATGGATTTTTGAGGATAATGATCCACAGATATATATAAGGTTTGATAATGCTGTTTATGGGATAAGAATAACGGGAAACTGCTATCAAGCAGATTTCAAACAAAGTTTATCAACAGTTTATTATAAAGGCTTAGAAGACTGTTTTACTGAAACAAAAAGTTGCAGATTTTTATTTGAACCAGATAATCAGAAGGTTAGAGAAATACGTTTTGGCTTTCCAATTAACGAGATACGTTTTGATCCAGTAGAAATTTCAGGAGTGTGTTTTGTGGATGGAATTTATATTGAACCCATACCAAAATCCTACTTAATTGAGGATTCTTTGGCTCGTAGAATAGAGCAAGAAAGACATCGAGATAAGGTAATAATTGTTACACATGATTTATCAGCAACGGGTGCGCCTATTTTGGCATGTCATATTGCAAAAAAAATGAAGCAGAATAAAGTAGAAGTAGTTGTTTTAGCGGGGAAATTAGGTAATGGTTATTTAGAAGAACAGTATAAAAAATGGAATATACCGGTGATTTGCTTAGACAATACTCAAAATGAAGAATTTGAATATATTAATATTAAAAATAATAGTAAAAAATGTGGATTAAATGAAAGAGAGTTCTTAGAAAATCTTTTTAGAATGCTTAGAAGACAGGGCTTTATGACTGTGATAACTAATACAATTGTATCTGGACATTATGTGGAGTTGTTAAAAGATTATAATTTTAAAATAATTTCGTTAATTCATGAAATGAGGGCAAGTATTGAACTTTATGGCTTTGTAGAGCCGGGGAGGAAAATTGCTGAAAATGCAGATTATATTGTATTTCCCAATCAGTATGTAGAGAATGATTTTAGGAAAATATATCCGGAGATAAAGGGAAATACATTAATTAAGGCGCAAGGGGTTTATTTGGAAAATGTGGAAGAGGATGCGAACTTTAATCTTGAGGAATATGGAATTAACTTAAATGATCTAGTCATTATGAGTTCAGGAACATGCGAGTTAAGAAAGGGAGTTGATTTGTTTGTAAATGCAGCGCTTATTTTTATAGATAGAAATAGGGAGAAAGATGTACATTTCATTTGGACTGGCAATTTTAATAATAAGGAATTGCAGTGTTGGATTATAAATCAATTAGAGAGAAGCGGAAGTCAAAGAAAAATACAGTTTATTCCATTCATAAAGGAGGCGGCCAAATATAAAACGCTTCTAAGCCGAGCAGATGCATTTTGGGCGATGTCAAGAGAAGATCCATTTCCTTCAACTGTATTAGAAGCCATGAAAAACGAAGTTCCTGTCGTGGGTTTTAATGGAACGGGCGGTATACAAGTAATGCTTTCTAATAATAGAGGAATATTAATAGATGGATTTAATTTAGAGAAAGTTGTTGAGTGCACCGAAAAACTAGTTGAACAAAATGAAAAGAATAAAGTATTAATAGAGGAAGCAAAAAAATATGTAGATGAAATGGAATTTGACAGTTATGTAAAATTCTTAAGAGATTTTCTTTCTAAACCAGTTAAAATAAATCCTAAGTTGGACATTTATAAATGGAGTGAAAAGACATGCCATTATTATGATCGACTAGAAGAAACTGACTGTACGCTTAAAAGGAAACAGATAGAATGGGATAGGTGTAAATTACTATTTAAAAGAAAAGAAATTAGTAAAGAAGATATGGTATATTTGGATTCTGCGATTGCGACAAGTGATGTAGAAGATGAGATTATAATGGATTATTGTACGAATATTTGTGAAGAAGTGTTTCCAACTGTTAGAAAAAAACATATACCTATACGAGTGAATGATGAGAAATTCGAAGATATAGAGGGTTTTCTTAAAATACTATGCGGAAATAATTTACTTAGCACTAGATTAGAAAAGTCTAAACAATGGCTGTTGCCCAATAATATATGGAATTATAGAAATACATGTTTATTAGGTGCTGGTATATCACATTTTGATACAGAGACTTCGTTTAGTGATTTTACCAAAAGTTTCTTACGATTTATACTGCAGTCTAAATATTATCATTCGGTTTGTGATGAACAAACAAAAGAAATACTGCATAGTATGGGGATAAAAAACGTAATAAATACAAGTTTTCCATCAATGTGGAAGTTAACACCAGATTTTTGTGCAAGAATACCAGTTAATAAGGCGGAAAACGTTTTGACCACAATATCGGGACGCCCTGAAAATGTAGAAAACGATTTGTTCATGTTAAAAATTTTAAAAGAAAATTATAAAAAGGTTTATATTTGGATTCAAAAACAATTTGATTATCAATACATTAGGAGAGAAATGAAGTTAGACGATTATACAATAATTCCGCCTTCGTTAAGTGAATTAGATAAGATATTATTAATAAAAGATATGGATTATATAGGTGCAAGATTTCATATAGCAGTTCGAAATTTGAATTATGGTCATCGTTCTTTAATAATTGGAGGGGATGATAATGCAAAGGGTATAATATCTGAGACGAACTTACCAGTTTTGCAAGAGCATAAGATAAAGAGCGATTTGCAAGATATAATATATCAAAAGTGGGGAGTTAATAAAATTGTAATACCGTTAGACAAGATCAAAGAGTGGAAGGATCAGTTCGAATTGTAG
- a CDS encoding glycosyltransferase family 2 protein produces the protein MKRLIIIPAYNEEQNIVNTIESIKREVKGFDYIIINDCSVDCTKEICEQNRYNIINLPINLGIGGAVQTGYLYAYENNYDVAVQVDGDGQHNPEFLETMAEYLLNHRLDMVIGSRFIEKKGFQSSITRRIGIKFFSLLIRLLTGKTITDPTSGLRMAGKRVIALFAKDYPRDYPEPESVVAILRRGYNVKEIPVVMKEREGGKSSISFRKSVYYMVKVTLALLIERIRKY, from the coding sequence GTGAAACGATTAATCATAATCCCTGCATATAATGAAGAACAAAATATAGTGAATACGATAGAATCAATAAAAAGAGAGGTTAAAGGGTTCGATTATATAATTATTAATGATTGTTCAGTGGATTGTACAAAAGAAATTTGTGAACAAAATAGGTATAATATAATAAATCTTCCAATTAATCTTGGAATTGGCGGTGCGGTACAAACAGGATACTTATATGCATATGAAAATAATTATGATGTTGCTGTTCAGGTAGATGGCGATGGACAACATAATCCAGAGTTTCTTGAAACTATGGCTGAATATTTACTAAATCATCGATTAGATATGGTCATAGGTTCTAGATTTATAGAAAAAAAAGGTTTTCAATCATCTATAACCAGAAGAATAGGAATCAAATTTTTTTCTCTGCTTATTAGACTATTAACAGGGAAAACTATAACGGATCCGACTTCTGGACTTCGGATGGCAGGGAAAAGAGTAATAGCACTGTTTGCCAAAGATTATCCAAGGGACTACCCAGAGCCAGAGTCTGTAGTTGCTATATTAAGAAGAGGATACAATGTAAAAGAAATACCAGTTGTAATGAAGGAAAGAGAAGGTGGCAAATCTTCTATTTCGTTTAGAAAATCAGTTTATTATATGGTAAAAGTTACGCTGGCATTGCTAATTGAAAGAATTAGAAAATATTAG
- a CDS encoding glycosyltransferase, translating into MDSISVIVPSYNEEKTVKLFYDEMKRIMKKMNEIDFEIIFVDDGSKVFFASTFWRKMQNIFGECCISKLEKVARPRLAAILPAT; encoded by the coding sequence ATGGATAGTATCAGTGTAATTGTTCCAAGTTATAATGAAGAAAAAACAGTTAAACTGTTTTACGATGAAATGAAGAGAATAATGAAAAAAATGAACGAGATAGACTTTGAAATTATTTTTGTTGATGACGGGTCAAAGGTGTTTTTTGCAAGCACTTTTTGGAGAAAAATGCAAAATATTTTTGGAGAATGTTGCATCTCCAAATTGGAGAAAGTTGCAAGGCCTCGGCTGGCAGCTATTCTGCCAGCTACATAG
- the istA gene encoding IS21 family transposase: protein MDQIHHIRDMFYRQDKNISEIASETGLNWKTVKKYVDMEDFNNPSPKPASSEVHESKLDPFKPLIDEWLQADKLAPRKQRHTAKRVFKRLKDEADGFGCSYRLVALYVKQKKEELRLKRTDGYIPLNHHPGEAQSDFGTADFYENDRLHHEAKYLVLSFPYSNGGFLQLNYGENMECLLEGLVAIFEHIGGVPTEIWFDNTRTIVTEIIKGGGRNVTERFQRFCEHYRIKPVFMNPESGWEKGNVENKVGYLRRNELVPVPRFDDLVKENKHLLDRCEIDMQREHYDDDDDRFISKLFEEDKARLLPLPSVPFDTALYTTATTDKYGKFTLDAGKHRYSASPAFCESIVNLKITSSDVIVMDKDMHEVVRHKRLYGNEHERMDWLPYLTYIARKPRSLRNSGIYDMMPQTMQIYMDNCESKERGRVLKVLAELTERTGFASAVRTVDEAVRLNATDPDSLQSLYRRTYADVPLLPPLENKVLLPQQKVIPFRNDLKMLDAALKKGGVSNG, encoded by the coding sequence ATGGATCAGATACATCATATCAGAGATATGTTCTACCGGCAAGATAAGAACATTTCTGAAATCGCATCTGAGACCGGCCTTAACTGGAAAACGGTCAAAAAATATGTGGATATGGAGGACTTTAACAATCCATCTCCCAAACCTGCATCATCAGAGGTTCACGAATCCAAGCTTGACCCATTCAAACCTTTGATTGATGAATGGCTGCAGGCAGACAAGCTTGCACCAAGAAAGCAACGGCATACAGCCAAAAGAGTATTTAAACGCCTCAAGGATGAAGCAGATGGTTTCGGCTGCAGTTATCGGCTTGTTGCCTTATACGTCAAACAGAAGAAAGAGGAACTACGGCTAAAAAGAACCGATGGCTATATCCCTCTTAATCATCATCCCGGCGAAGCCCAGTCAGACTTTGGAACAGCCGATTTTTATGAAAATGACAGGCTTCATCACGAGGCTAAGTACCTTGTGCTCAGTTTTCCCTACAGTAACGGAGGTTTCCTCCAGCTTAATTATGGCGAAAACATGGAATGTCTTCTGGAAGGACTGGTTGCCATATTTGAGCACATCGGTGGTGTTCCCACGGAAATCTGGTTTGACAATACCAGAACCATTGTTACCGAAATCATCAAAGGTGGCGGGCGTAATGTAACAGAGCGGTTTCAACGCTTTTGTGAACACTACCGCATTAAGCCGGTTTTTATGAATCCTGAATCCGGATGGGAAAAAGGAAACGTGGAAAACAAGGTTGGCTACCTGCGCCGCAACGAACTTGTACCGGTACCCCGCTTTGATGATCTTGTGAAAGAAAACAAGCATCTTCTGGATCGTTGTGAAATCGATATGCAGCGTGAGCACTATGATGACGATGATGACCGCTTTATCAGTAAACTGTTTGAAGAAGATAAGGCTCGTTTACTGCCGCTTCCTTCCGTTCCGTTTGATACGGCACTTTACACAACGGCAACAACGGATAAATATGGAAAGTTTACTCTTGACGCAGGAAAGCACCGTTATTCTGCTTCACCGGCTTTCTGTGAGTCCATTGTAAATCTCAAGATTACATCCTCTGATGTGATTGTCATGGACAAAGATATGCACGAAGTGGTGCGTCATAAGCGCCTTTACGGCAATGAACATGAAAGAATGGACTGGCTGCCATACCTTACATATATCGCCAGGAAACCCCGTTCTCTTCGAAACAGCGGCATATATGACATGATGCCACAAACCATGCAGATATACATGGATAACTGCGAAAGCAAGGAACGCGGACGTGTCCTGAAGGTGCTTGCAGAACTTACGGAAAGAACCGGGTTTGCTAGTGCTGTCAGAACAGTTGACGAAGCAGTCCGGCTGAATGCCACAGATCCGGACAGTCTGCAGAGCCTTTACAGGCGAACCTATGCAGATGTACCGCTTCTGCCTCCGCTTGAAAACAAAGTTTTACTGCCACAGCAGAAGGTCATTCCGTTCAGAAATGATCTGAAAATGCTGGATGCCGCCCTTAAGAAGGGAGGTGTCTCAAATGGCTGA
- the tnpC gene encoding IS66 family transposase, whose amino-acid sequence MQKIYSPEELNSFSRETLVAVILSMQNQLTQLNTNMERLIEQIASANNHRYGRSSEKLDVIAGQLELELIFNEAEALTETLYVVEPREEDVIQVTRRKKKGKREADLKDLPVEVIPHTIPEAKLQEIFGSVGWKQLPDEVYKRVRVQPAVYTVEEHHVAVYAGKDNQTIVKADRPRELLRNSILTPSLGASIMNAKYVNGLPLYRISQEFQRNDIHISRQVMANWMIQCADRYLGPLYDYLHNRMYHFHVLQADETPVKVSKDGRPANSKSYMWVYRTGKGYSDPPIILYEYQKTRKADHPREFLKGFTGTVVCDGYSAYRKLDRESETIVFAGCWTHARRYFADALKALPKKDHQAAKDTIAYEAIKRIGAIYHLDNQLADLKPDDRKKQRQINLKPLVEAFFVWAKESQFSGRLTKGKTLEGINYCINQEEALKVFLDDGEVPLDNNATEGALRSFCLHKHAWKLIDSIDGAQSSAIIYSITETAKANHLNPFRYLEYILTVMKDHQEDTDYCFMEELLPWSEQLPEICISKTKTTNV is encoded by the coding sequence ATGCAGAAGATCTACTCACCGGAAGAACTGAACAGTTTCAGCAGGGAAACACTCGTGGCAGTGATCCTGTCCATGCAGAACCAGCTTACCCAACTGAATACAAACATGGAACGCCTGATTGAGCAGATCGCATCTGCAAACAATCATCGTTATGGGCGTTCTTCCGAAAAGCTGGACGTTATCGCCGGACAATTGGAACTGGAGCTCATCTTTAACGAAGCGGAAGCTTTGACTGAGACGCTTTATGTTGTCGAACCTAGGGAAGAAGATGTGATCCAGGTCACGCGCCGGAAGAAAAAAGGAAAGCGCGAGGCAGATCTTAAGGATCTTCCTGTGGAAGTGATCCCTCATACCATTCCAGAAGCAAAGCTGCAGGAAATTTTTGGCTCCGTTGGATGGAAGCAGCTCCCGGATGAAGTTTATAAAAGAGTCCGGGTTCAGCCGGCAGTCTACACGGTGGAAGAACATCATGTGGCCGTGTATGCAGGAAAAGATAATCAGACGATTGTCAAAGCGGACCGACCAAGGGAATTGCTCCGCAACAGCATTCTGACACCGTCTCTGGGTGCAAGCATCATGAATGCCAAGTATGTCAATGGACTGCCTTTATACCGGATCAGCCAGGAGTTCCAGAGAAACGACATCCATATCTCCCGGCAGGTAATGGCGAACTGGATGATCCAGTGTGCGGACCGGTATCTGGGACCGCTTTATGATTACCTTCATAACAGGATGTACCATTTCCATGTGCTGCAGGCCGACGAGACTCCGGTTAAGGTATCGAAGGATGGGCGCCCGGCAAACAGTAAGAGTTACATGTGGGTCTACCGGACGGGAAAGGGATATAGTGATCCCCCCATTATCCTGTATGAATACCAGAAGACCCGGAAAGCAGACCATCCGCGGGAATTCCTGAAAGGATTTACAGGCACTGTTGTCTGTGACGGATACTCCGCCTACCGGAAGCTGGACCGGGAAAGCGAAACCATCGTTTTCGCAGGGTGCTGGACCCATGCGAGAAGGTATTTTGCCGATGCCCTGAAGGCATTGCCAAAAAAAGATCATCAGGCAGCCAAAGATACGATCGCTTACGAGGCAATCAAGCGGATTGGCGCCATCTACCATCTGGACAACCAGCTTGCTGATCTGAAACCGGATGACCGTAAAAAACAGCGGCAGATCAATCTCAAACCTCTGGTGGAGGCTTTCTTTGTGTGGGCAAAAGAAAGCCAGTTCTCCGGTCGCCTTACCAAGGGTAAAACTCTGGAAGGGATCAACTACTGCATCAATCAGGAAGAGGCATTAAAAGTATTCCTGGATGATGGTGAAGTCCCGCTTGATAATAACGCAACGGAAGGGGCTCTGCGCAGCTTCTGCCTGCACAAACATGCATGGAAGCTGATCGACAGTATTGACGGTGCACAATCCAGTGCGATCATCTACAGTATCACGGAAACAGCAAAGGCGAATCATCTAAATCCCTTCCGCTATCTGGAATATATCCTAACCGTGATGAAAGACCATCAGGAGGATACGGATTATTGTTTTATGGAAGAACTGCTTCCATGGTCTGAGCAGCTGCCGGAAATCTGCATAAGCAAAACAAAAACAACAAACGTGTAA
- the tnpB gene encoding IS66 family insertion sequence element accessory protein TnpB (TnpB, as the term is used for proteins encoded by IS66 family insertion elements, is considered an accessory protein, since TnpC, encoded by a neighboring gene, is a DDE family transposase.), whose amino-acid sequence MLNNASGFRKVYVAAGYTDLRRGIDGLASIVKFNFQLDPYEKDILFLFCGRRSGRIKGLVWEGDGFLLLYKRLELGGFSWPRTKEEALEITQEQYRALMQGLEIVSRHPIQEVQPSDLL is encoded by the coding sequence ATGCTGAATAACGCATCCGGCTTCCGGAAGGTTTACGTTGCTGCCGGCTATACGGATTTGCGGCGCGGAATCGACGGGCTGGCATCTATTGTGAAATTTAACTTCCAGCTGGATCCATATGAAAAGGATATCCTCTTCCTGTTTTGCGGAAGACGCAGTGGCCGCATCAAGGGGCTCGTATGGGAAGGAGACGGATTCCTTCTCCTTTACAAAAGACTGGAACTTGGCGGCTTCAGCTGGCCCCGCACAAAAGAAGAAGCACTGGAGATCACCCAGGAGCAATACCGTGCACTGATGCAGGGACTGGAGATCGTATCCAGACACCCAATCCAGGAAGTGCAGCCCAGCGATCTTCTGTGA
- a CDS encoding DUF2304 domain-containing protein translates to MTIKIQIIIAILIIIALGIIINMIRKKRLELRYALAWLLVGGGILILDCFPGLITWLAARVGIANPVNMLFFFGFCFSLAIIFILTIAISRMSIRIKQLAQRIGLDEKKKEDKKEN, encoded by the coding sequence ATGACTATTAAAATACAAATTATTATAGCGATACTGATTATAATAGCCTTGGGCATAATTATTAATATGATCAGAAAAAAGAGATTGGAACTTAGATATGCATTAGCATGGTTATTAGTAGGAGGCGGGATTTTAATATTAGATTGCTTTCCGGGATTAATAACTTGGTTAGCAGCGAGAGTGGGAATAGCTAATCCTGTTAACATGCTGTTCTTTTTTGGATTTTGTTTTTCTTTGGCCATTATTTTTATATTGACAATTGCTATATCCAGAATGTCGATTAGAATTAAGCAACTAGCGCAGCGAATCGGATTGGATGAAAAAAAGAAAGAGGATAAAAAAGAGAACTAA